A single window of Paenibacillus sp. SYP-B4298 DNA harbors:
- the purL gene encoding phosphoribosylformylglycinamidine synthase subunit PurL produces MAQQLTAKEPTPQQIAEQQIYKQMGVTDKEYELICGFLGRQPNYTEIGVFSVMWSEHCSYKNSKNVLRRFPTTGEKVLMGPGEGAGIVDIGDNQAVVFKIESHNHPSAIEPYQGAATGVGGIIRDIFSMGARPVALLNSLRFGRLQNERVRYLFEHVVSGIAGYGNCIGIPTVAGEVMFDESYEGNPLVNAMCVGLIDHDKIQRGVAKGVGNPVFYVGPATGRDGIHGATFASEELTEESEAKRPAVQVGDPFMEKLVMEACLELIDTGIVLGIQDMGAAGLTCSSAEMASKAGNGLELYLDEVPQREPGMTPYEMMLSESQERMLFVVEPKDEAQACEIFERWGIICAKVGKVTDDGRLRLFHKGEQVADMPVTALVDECPVYNKPSQEPAYYGENATIDTTAYAEVADLTDALKQVLASPTVASKEWVYNQYDYMVRTSTAVQPGSDAAVVTVPGTRKALAMTTDCNGRYVYLDPEVGGRIAVAEAARNIVCSGAEPLAITDNLNFGNPEKPEVFWQIEKAVDGMAEACRELNTPVIGGNVSLYNENAKGAIYPTPVVGMVGLVHDVDHIMTQSFKSEGDRIVLLGTTKAELGGSELQYVVHGVTEGRPPVLDLAEEKKLLSAVLGAIQKGYVASAHDLSEGGLAAALAESCISGKLGAQVNIVSELRPDLALFSESQSRILLTVKPEQAEVLNNWLNEQGVVHAEIGVVEGSELNIQVNGQPAIQAPVEQLEKVWKDAIPCLMK; encoded by the coding sequence ATGGCGCAGCAATTAACAGCTAAGGAACCGACGCCGCAGCAGATTGCCGAGCAGCAAATCTACAAGCAAATGGGCGTTACGGACAAAGAATATGAACTGATCTGCGGCTTCCTTGGCCGTCAGCCAAACTATACGGAGATTGGCGTATTCAGCGTCATGTGGTCGGAGCACTGCTCCTACAAAAACTCCAAGAACGTGCTGAGACGGTTCCCGACGACTGGCGAGAAGGTGTTGATGGGACCGGGCGAAGGCGCGGGCATCGTCGACATCGGCGACAATCAGGCGGTTGTATTCAAGATCGAATCCCATAACCACCCGTCCGCTATCGAGCCTTACCAAGGCGCTGCGACGGGTGTGGGCGGCATTATTCGCGATATTTTCTCGATGGGCGCGCGTCCTGTAGCACTGTTGAACAGCTTGCGCTTTGGTCGTCTGCAAAATGAGCGCGTGCGCTACCTGTTCGAGCATGTCGTCAGCGGCATCGCTGGCTATGGCAACTGTATTGGTATTCCGACGGTCGCGGGCGAGGTGATGTTCGACGAGAGCTATGAGGGCAACCCGCTCGTCAATGCGATGTGTGTCGGTCTGATCGACCATGACAAGATTCAACGCGGTGTCGCCAAGGGCGTAGGCAACCCCGTGTTCTATGTCGGGCCGGCTACGGGCCGCGATGGCATCCATGGCGCGACCTTCGCGTCAGAGGAGCTGACAGAGGAATCTGAAGCGAAGCGTCCGGCGGTTCAGGTAGGCGATCCGTTCATGGAGAAGCTCGTTATGGAGGCTTGTCTGGAGCTGATCGATACCGGCATCGTGCTTGGTATCCAGGATATGGGCGCAGCGGGTCTGACTTGCTCGAGCGCTGAGATGGCGTCGAAGGCAGGCAACGGCCTGGAGCTGTATCTCGATGAGGTGCCGCAGCGCGAGCCGGGCATGACCCCTTATGAGATGATGCTGTCCGAGTCGCAGGAGCGGATGCTGTTCGTGGTTGAGCCTAAGGATGAGGCGCAAGCATGCGAAATCTTCGAGCGTTGGGGTATCATCTGCGCCAAGGTCGGCAAGGTAACGGACGATGGCCGTCTGCGTCTGTTCCACAAGGGCGAGCAAGTGGCAGATATGCCGGTAACTGCGCTCGTTGACGAGTGTCCGGTATACAACAAGCCGAGCCAGGAGCCTGCATATTATGGTGAGAACGCCACGATCGACACGACGGCTTATGCAGAGGTTGCGGATCTGACCGATGCGCTGAAGCAGGTACTGGCGTCGCCAACGGTAGCAAGCAAGGAATGGGTTTATAATCAATATGACTATATGGTGCGTACCAGCACGGCGGTGCAGCCGGGCTCGGATGCGGCAGTAGTTACGGTGCCAGGTACTCGTAAGGCGCTGGCGATGACGACGGATTGCAACGGCCGCTATGTATACCTTGATCCTGAGGTGGGCGGACGGATCGCGGTTGCTGAGGCAGCGCGCAATATCGTCTGCTCCGGTGCAGAGCCACTCGCAATTACGGACAACCTGAACTTCGGCAACCCGGAGAAGCCAGAGGTGTTCTGGCAGATCGAGAAGGCGGTTGACGGTATGGCTGAGGCTTGCCGCGAGCTGAACACGCCGGTTATCGGCGGAAATGTCAGCTTGTACAATGAGAATGCCAAAGGCGCGATCTACCCGACGCCGGTCGTCGGTATGGTCGGTCTGGTGCATGATGTCGATCATATTATGACGCAAAGCTTCAAGTCTGAGGGCGACCGCATCGTACTGCTGGGTACGACCAAGGCTGAGCTGGGTGGAAGCGAGCTGCAATATGTCGTACATGGCGTAACCGAGGGACGTCCGCCTGTGCTGGATCTGGCTGAGGAGAAAAAGCTGCTTAGCGCTGTGCTGGGCGCGATTCAAAAGGGCTATGTCGCCTCGGCGCATGACCTGTCCGAGGGCGGTCTGGCAGCGGCATTGGCCGAATCCTGCATCAGCGGCAAGCTGGGAGCGCAAGTTAATATCGTAAGCGAGCTGCGCCCTGATCTGGCGCTGTTCAGTGAGAGCCAGTCGCGTATTCTGCTGACGGTGAAGCCCGAGCAGGCAGAAGTGCTGAACAACTGGTTGAATGAGCAAGGCGTGGTTCATGCCGAGATCGGCGTTGTCGAAGGAAGCGAGCTGAACATTCAAGTGAACGGCCAACCGGCTATCCAAGCGCCGGTTGAACAACTGGAGAAGGTCTGGAAGGATGCGATTCCATGTCTGATGAAGTAA
- the purF gene encoding amidophosphoribosyltransferase, with protein sequence MSDEVIQLPKLWTGDHYNQGIGRDDIFDKLREECGVFGVYGYPDASALAYYGLHALQHRGEESCGIATVDSKNKGFHYHRGMGLVKEVFTQTQLDELRGDRAIGHVRYSTSGSSQLANAQPLIFKYRDGDLAVATNGNIVNAPEIRRELELQGSIFQTTSDTEVIAHLIARSSKDFVTAAKEALQRLIGGFAFLLMTNDKLIVASDPNGLRPLTMGRLGEGYVFASETCALETVGAVYERDVQPGEMLVLDRYGLTVDRYAALERRAICSMEYIYFARPDSDINGMNLHSARKRMGYQMAKESFVDADVVTGVPDSSISAAIGYAEQTGIPYELGLIKNKYTGRTFIQPSQELREKGVKMKLSAVRKVVEGKRVVMIDDSIVRGTTSRRIVNLLREAGATEVHVRITSPPFANPCYYGIDTPDRKELIASEKTVEEICELINADSLAFITHSGFIEAVGGNDGEYNRGMCLACFDNDYPTIINAESEKSCSC encoded by the coding sequence ATGTCTGATGAAGTAATACAGCTTCCAAAGCTGTGGACAGGCGACCATTACAATCAAGGCATCGGCCGGGATGATATATTTGACAAGCTTCGCGAGGAATGCGGTGTGTTCGGGGTATATGGATACCCCGACGCCTCCGCCTTGGCTTATTACGGACTGCACGCATTGCAGCACCGCGGCGAGGAGAGCTGCGGTATTGCAACCGTCGATTCCAAGAACAAGGGCTTCCATTACCACCGCGGCATGGGGCTGGTTAAGGAAGTATTCACTCAGACGCAACTGGACGAGCTGCGCGGAGACCGCGCGATCGGTCATGTTCGGTACTCGACCTCGGGATCGAGCCAACTGGCTAACGCCCAGCCGCTGATCTTCAAGTACCGGGACGGCGATCTGGCGGTAGCGACCAATGGCAATATCGTCAATGCGCCTGAGATTCGCCGCGAGCTGGAGCTGCAAGGCTCGATCTTCCAGACGACGAGCGACACAGAGGTTATTGCGCATTTGATCGCCCGCTCGTCGAAGGACTTCGTCACGGCTGCCAAGGAGGCGCTTCAACGCCTCATCGGAGGCTTTGCGTTCCTGCTGATGACCAATGACAAGCTGATCGTGGCCTCCGACCCGAACGGGCTGCGTCCGCTCACTATGGGACGGCTCGGAGAAGGCTATGTATTCGCTTCGGAGACATGCGCGCTGGAGACAGTTGGCGCGGTCTATGAGCGCGATGTGCAGCCGGGCGAGATGCTGGTGCTGGATCGCTATGGACTGACTGTGGATCGCTATGCGGCGCTGGAGCGGCGGGCGATCTGCTCGATGGAATATATTTATTTTGCTCGACCAGACTCGGATATTAACGGTATGAACCTGCATTCTGCGCGTAAGCGGATGGGCTACCAGATGGCGAAGGAATCGTTCGTTGACGCTGATGTGGTCACCGGCGTGCCGGACTCCAGCATCTCGGCAGCTATCGGCTATGCGGAGCAGACAGGCATTCCATACGAGCTGGGTCTGATCAAAAATAAATATACCGGACGCACGTTCATCCAGCCCTCACAGGAGCTGCGGGAGAAGGGCGTCAAGATGAAGCTGAGTGCGGTGCGCAAGGTTGTCGAGGGCAAGCGTGTCGTCATGATCGACGACTCGATCGTGCGTGGCACAACCTCGCGTCGTATCGTCAATCTGCTGCGGGAAGCAGGAGCGACCGAGGTGCATGTGCGCATCACATCGCCGCCGTTTGCTAACCCGTGCTACTATGGCATCGATACGCCTGACCGCAAGGAGCTGATCGCTTCCGAGAAGACGGTAGAGGAGATCTGCGAGCTGATCAATGCCGATTCGCTTGCCTTTATTACGCACAGTGGTTTTATTGAGGCTGTGGGCGGCAATGACGGAGAGTATAATCGCGGCATGTGCCTGGCTTGCTTCGACAATGATTATCCTACGATCATCAATGCGGAATCGGAGAAGAGCTGTAGCTGTTAG
- the purM gene encoding phosphoribosylformylglycinamidine cyclo-ligase — protein sequence MAEAYKQAGVDIAAGNEAVERMKKHVKTTFRPEVLTDLGGFGGLFGLNKDKYEEPVLVSGTDGVGTKLKLAFALDKHDTIGIDAVAMCVNDIVVQGAEPLFFLDYLACGKVVPEKIEAIVKGIADGCVQSGCALIGGETAEMPGMYSEEEYDIAGFTVGVVDKKKIIDGKSIAPGDAIIGLASSGIHSNGYSLVRKLLLEQSGYALTDELAELDGKRLGDVLIEPTKLYVKSVLALIEQVKVKGMAHITGGGFIENIPRVLPEGVNASIEYGSWPIQPIFKLMQEKGGISNRDMFTTFNMGVGMVVVVPAEQAEEALRIAGELGEQAYRIGTITEGSRIVTFTGADV from the coding sequence GTGGCTGAAGCTTACAAGCAGGCCGGGGTCGATATTGCCGCTGGCAATGAAGCGGTCGAACGGATGAAGAAACACGTGAAGACGACGTTCCGTCCAGAGGTGCTGACCGATCTGGGCGGCTTCGGCGGCCTGTTCGGATTGAATAAGGACAAGTATGAGGAGCCGGTGCTGGTCTCGGGAACGGACGGGGTAGGCACGAAGCTGAAGCTGGCGTTCGCCCTGGACAAGCATGACACCATCGGTATCGATGCGGTCGCGATGTGCGTGAACGATATTGTGGTGCAGGGCGCTGAGCCGCTGTTCTTCCTCGATTATCTTGCTTGCGGCAAGGTTGTGCCGGAGAAGATCGAAGCGATCGTTAAGGGCATCGCGGACGGCTGCGTGCAATCCGGCTGTGCGCTGATCGGTGGCGAGACAGCGGAGATGCCAGGCATGTACAGCGAGGAAGAGTACGATATTGCTGGCTTTACGGTCGGCGTTGTCGACAAGAAGAAGATCATCGACGGCAAATCGATTGCTCCTGGCGATGCGATCATCGGCCTGGCATCGAGCGGCATACATAGCAATGGCTATTCGCTGGTGCGCAAGCTGCTGCTGGAGCAGAGCGGCTATGCATTGACAGATGAACTGGCGGAGCTGGATGGCAAGCGTCTAGGGGATGTGCTGATCGAGCCGACCAAGCTGTATGTCAAGTCGGTGCTGGCGCTGATCGAGCAAGTGAAGGTCAAAGGGATGGCTCATATTACCGGCGGCGGCTTCATCGAGAATATTCCGCGTGTACTGCCTGAGGGCGTGAATGCGAGCATCGAATACGGCTCCTGGCCGATTCAGCCGATCTTCAAGCTGATGCAGGAAAAGGGCGGTATCTCCAACCGTGATATGTTCACCACCTTCAATATGGGCGTGGGCATGGTCGTCGTCGTTCCTGCCGAGCAAGCAGAGGAAGCGCTGCGCATCGCAGGCGAGCTGGGCGAGCAGGCGTATCGGATCGGTACGATTACCGAGGGCAGCCGTATCGTGACGTTCACAGGAGCGGATGTATAA
- the purN gene encoding phosphoribosylglycinamide formyltransferase gives MAGLKIAVFASGQGSNFQALADAVQAGRLDVTIELLVCDKPQAPVVGRAERAGIDTWVFKPKDYPSREAYETEILAELERRGIELIVLAGYMRIITPVLVEPYYGRMINIHPALLPSFPGVNGIGQALDYGVKVTGVTVHYVDGGMDSGPIIAQRVVEVADSDTEETLAPRIHAAEQALLPGVVQQIAQGKVKLDGRKVMITG, from the coding sequence ATGGCCGGGTTGAAAATAGCGGTCTTCGCATCAGGGCAAGGAAGCAACTTCCAGGCCCTGGCGGATGCCGTGCAGGCAGGACGGCTCGATGTCACCATCGAGCTTCTTGTTTGTGATAAGCCGCAGGCGCCTGTTGTCGGTCGTGCGGAGCGTGCAGGGATCGATACCTGGGTATTCAAGCCCAAGGATTACCCATCGCGCGAGGCGTATGAGACGGAGATTCTGGCGGAGCTGGAGCGCCGCGGCATCGAGCTGATCGTGCTGGCAGGCTACATGCGAATTATAACGCCGGTGCTGGTGGAGCCGTATTATGGGCGCATGATCAATATTCATCCGGCACTGCTGCCTTCCTTCCCTGGCGTGAATGGCATCGGTCAGGCGCTTGATTATGGGGTGAAGGTGACGGGCGTTACGGTTCATTACGTCGATGGCGGCATGGATAGCGGCCCGATCATCGCACAGCGTGTGGTGGAGGTCGCGGATAGCGATACAGAAGAAACGCTTGCCCCGCGAATTCACGCGGCGGAGCAAGCGCTCCTTCCTGGAGTGGTGCAACAGATTGCACAGGGCAAGGTGAAGCTGGACGGACGCAAAGTAATGATTACAGGCTAG
- the purH gene encoding bifunctional phosphoribosylaminoimidazolecarboxamide formyltransferase/IMP cyclohydrolase, protein MAIKRALISVSDKTGIVEFSRELSKLGVEIVSTGGTATLLEKEGIPVIGISDVTGFPEIMDGRVKTLHPAVHGGLLAVRDNEEHQKAMQELGLQYIDLVIVNLYPFQETIAKPDVTYEDAIENIDIGGPTMLRSAAKNHAFVTVVVDAADYAGVLDEVRAEGDTTLDTRKRLAAKVFRHTGAYDALISDYLSKQTGEPLPERYTVTYEKVQDLRYGENPHQKAAFYRKPLAAPGNITTAEQLHGKELSYNNINDANAALAIVKEFTEPAVVAVKHMNPCGVGIGKDIHEAYQKAYAADPTSIFGGIVAANRTIDEPTALLLKEIFLEIIIAPDFTPQALEILSAKKNIRLLKLGELTSSADRKPEWLVTSVDGGMLVQESDVHSISEADLKVVTNRQPTEEEMKQLLFGWKIVKHVKSNAILLAADNMTVGVGAGQMNRVGAARIAIEQAAEKAQGAILASDAFFPMGDTLELAAKAGITAVIQPGGSIRDEESIAVANAHNIAMVVTGVRHFKH, encoded by the coding sequence TTGGCGATCAAAAGAGCATTAATCAGCGTATCGGATAAGACGGGCATCGTGGAATTTTCCCGCGAGCTGTCGAAGCTTGGAGTGGAAATCGTATCGACAGGCGGCACGGCAACGTTGCTGGAGAAGGAAGGCATCCCGGTCATCGGCATCTCGGATGTGACAGGCTTCCCGGAAATTATGGATGGACGAGTGAAGACGCTGCACCCGGCAGTGCATGGCGGCTTGCTGGCTGTACGGGACAATGAGGAGCACCAAAAGGCGATGCAGGAGCTGGGGCTGCAATATATCGATCTGGTCATCGTCAATCTGTACCCGTTCCAAGAGACGATCGCGAAGCCGGATGTCACTTATGAAGACGCCATTGAAAATATCGACATCGGCGGGCCAACCATGCTGCGCTCGGCGGCGAAGAACCATGCGTTCGTCACCGTTGTCGTCGATGCGGCTGATTATGCTGGCGTGCTGGATGAGGTACGCGCAGAGGGAGACACAACGCTCGATACGCGCAAGCGTCTGGCGGCCAAAGTATTCCGCCACACCGGAGCCTATGATGCACTGATCTCCGACTATCTGTCCAAGCAGACCGGCGAGCCGCTCCCAGAGCGCTACACGGTCACGTATGAGAAGGTACAGGACCTGCGCTATGGAGAGAACCCGCATCAGAAGGCGGCCTTCTATCGCAAGCCGCTCGCGGCGCCTGGCAACATTACGACAGCGGAGCAGCTACACGGCAAGGAGCTGTCCTATAACAATATCAATGACGCCAATGCGGCGCTGGCGATCGTCAAGGAGTTCACGGAGCCTGCGGTGGTAGCGGTCAAGCATATGAACCCTTGCGGCGTCGGTATCGGCAAGGACATTCACGAAGCGTACCAAAAGGCGTATGCGGCTGACCCGACCTCGATCTTCGGTGGCATCGTGGCTGCGAACCGCACCATTGACGAGCCGACAGCGCTACTGTTGAAGGAAATTTTCCTGGAGATCATCATCGCGCCTGACTTCACGCCGCAAGCGCTGGAGATTCTGAGCGCGAAGAAAAATATTCGCTTGCTCAAGCTCGGCGAGCTGACCAGCTCCGCCGATCGCAAGCCGGAATGGCTCGTGACAAGCGTCGATGGCGGCATGCTCGTACAGGAGAGTGACGTTCACAGCATTAGCGAGGCCGATCTGAAGGTGGTAACGAATCGTCAGCCGACCGAAGAGGAAATGAAGCAGCTTCTGTTCGGCTGGAAGATCGTCAAGCATGTGAAGTCTAATGCGATCCTGCTCGCGGCAGACAATATGACCGTCGGTGTCGGCGCAGGCCAGATGAACCGTGTTGGCGCAGCACGTATCGCGATCGAGCAGGCAGCAGAGAAGGCGCAGGGCGCCATCCTGGCTTCCGATGCTTTCTTCCCGATGGGGGATACGCTGGAGCTGGCGGCAAAGGCCGGTATTACGGCTGTCATCCAGCCAGGCGGTTCGATTCGCGATGAGGAATCGATCGCTGTGGCGAATGCACATAATATTGCGATGGTCGTTACTGGCGTGCGTCATTTCAAGCATTGA
- the purD gene encoding phosphoribosylamine--glycine ligase, which produces MRILVIGGGGREHAIVWALKKSEKVSELYCAPGNAGIAQLAECVPIQVGQFEELIQFSVDHAIDLVVVGPDDPLADGIVDAFEAKQIPIFGPRKNAAEIEGSKIFMKDLLKKYAIPTAKYETFTDYEAAKSYLSAQQTPIVIKADGLAAGKGVTVAYSMEEAQQALADMMVNKVFGQSGDQVVIEEFLEGQEMSILAFVDGETVRPMVPAQDHKPVFDGDKGPNTGGMGTYTPLPHIPQAIIDDAIENIIKPTAKAMVSEGRPFRGVLFAGLMITKDGAKTIEFNARMGDPETQVVLPRLKTDLVDIILAALNGRLDQLDIEWSDEAATCVILASEGYPASYPKGRAISGLEEAAALEGVLIFHAGTAASDGQIVTNGGRVLGVVGVGKDTEASRERAYEAAKKIHFDGVHYRSDIALKALQGLAQS; this is translated from the coding sequence GTGCGGATATTAGTCATTGGCGGCGGCGGCCGCGAGCATGCGATTGTCTGGGCATTGAAGAAGAGTGAGAAGGTATCGGAATTATATTGCGCGCCGGGCAATGCGGGCATCGCGCAGTTGGCAGAATGCGTGCCCATTCAGGTTGGACAATTCGAGGAGCTGATCCAGTTCTCAGTCGATCATGCGATTGATCTGGTCGTCGTGGGGCCTGATGATCCACTTGCTGATGGTATCGTTGACGCGTTCGAGGCGAAGCAGATTCCGATCTTCGGGCCGCGCAAAAATGCAGCAGAGATCGAGGGCAGCAAAATCTTCATGAAGGATCTGCTCAAGAAATACGCGATTCCAACTGCCAAATACGAGACATTCACCGATTACGAAGCGGCCAAGTCATATCTATCCGCACAGCAGACGCCGATCGTCATCAAGGCGGACGGGCTTGCTGCAGGCAAAGGGGTTACCGTCGCGTATTCGATGGAGGAGGCGCAGCAGGCTCTTGCCGATATGATGGTGAACAAGGTGTTTGGCCAGTCTGGTGACCAGGTCGTGATCGAGGAGTTTCTGGAGGGGCAGGAGATGTCCATCCTGGCCTTCGTCGATGGTGAGACGGTGCGTCCGATGGTGCCTGCACAGGATCACAAGCCGGTGTTCGACGGCGACAAAGGGCCGAACACGGGCGGCATGGGAACCTATACGCCGCTGCCGCATATCCCGCAGGCGATTATTGACGATGCCATCGAGAATATCATTAAACCGACGGCTAAGGCGATGGTGAGCGAGGGACGTCCGTTCCGCGGTGTGCTGTTCGCTGGTCTGATGATTACGAAGGATGGGGCCAAGACGATTGAATTCAATGCGCGCATGGGCGATCCAGAGACGCAGGTTGTGCTGCCGCGCTTGAAGACGGATCTGGTGGACATCATCCTCGCTGCGCTCAATGGTCGTCTGGATCAGCTTGACATTGAGTGGAGCGATGAGGCGGCAACCTGTGTTATTCTTGCCTCTGAGGGCTACCCTGCCAGTTATCCGAAGGGTCGCGCTATCAGCGGCTTGGAGGAGGCAGCGGCGCTGGAGGGCGTGCTGATCTTCCATGCAGGTACTGCCGCGTCTGACGGACAGATCGTGACTAATGGCGGCCGCGTTCTCGGCGTGGTGGGCGTAGGCAAGGATACGGAGGCCTCGCGCGAGCGCGCTTATGAAGCGGCGAAGAAGATCCATTTTGACGGCGTACACTACCGCTCGGATATTGCGCTGAAGGCGCTGCAAGGTCTGGCACAGTCCTAG
- a CDS encoding DUF3048 domain-containing protein, with the protein MGKIQGYRSVRMLLLLTGLLLLSACAGVGKPQMAPVDNGDKGVITQPVEPAPVPEPPAITAPLTGIALPATAQGADSEAMMPEQLSKQRPIAVMINNYKAARPQSGLTHADIVWEVLAEGGITRLVAIFQSDNTSETIGPIRSIRPYLIEMGEMYNAVLVHAGASNDGYAILQQQRKQHLDEISNAGPFFWRESFRKAPHNLYSNLEKMRAGAEQKKYPQDVAIPAMKFISLPGAAVAVSGSGTNTGPVSGTGSGSGSGSGEALPSASGGAAQQDIAGDGAVRGTVAQSGEGTPSAGSPTGAGHAGAGDQGAGRAASSGDTGEEGSTKSTDVAPTASVVLPGGETAKQLEIYFSLKNYRVSYTYDDQKQLYYRFVNKEAHIDLNNEEQLSATNLVVLGTKHRTLDDVGRLSVDLDSGGPAMLFQQGRMVDCEWARASDDIIRLYKDGQELPFIPGKTYYHIVPLTPSFEDHVTYG; encoded by the coding sequence ATGGGGAAGATTCAGGGTTACCGGAGTGTGCGGATGCTGTTGCTCCTGACAGGATTGCTGCTGCTCTCAGCGTGTGCAGGGGTAGGCAAGCCACAGATGGCTCCTGTGGATAATGGGGACAAGGGAGTAATCACTCAGCCTGTCGAACCAGCTCCAGTACCGGAGCCGCCTGCCATTACAGCACCGCTGACTGGTATAGCGCTGCCAGCTACAGCACAAGGCGCAGACAGTGAGGCGATGATGCCGGAGCAACTGTCGAAGCAGCGCCCGATAGCTGTCATGATCAATAATTATAAGGCGGCGCGCCCGCAATCTGGGCTGACGCATGCGGATATTGTATGGGAGGTGCTCGCTGAGGGCGGGATTACGCGACTTGTTGCGATCTTCCAAAGCGACAATACATCAGAGACGATCGGCCCGATCCGCAGTATTCGTCCCTACTTGATCGAGATGGGCGAGATGTACAATGCGGTGCTGGTTCATGCCGGGGCAAGCAATGACGGCTATGCCATCCTGCAGCAGCAGCGCAAGCAGCATCTGGATGAGATCTCCAATGCTGGCCCGTTCTTCTGGCGGGAAAGCTTCCGCAAGGCGCCGCATAATCTGTATTCCAATCTGGAGAAGATGCGCGCTGGAGCCGAGCAGAAGAAATATCCGCAGGACGTTGCGATACCCGCGATGAAATTTATATCGCTTCCAGGTGCAGCGGTGGCGGTATCAGGTTCAGGTACAAATACAGGCCCGGTATCAGGTACAGGCTCGGGCTCAGGTTCAGGTTCAGGTGAGGCTCTTCCGTCGGCATCTGGGGGCGCTGCTCAGCAAGATATTGCAGGCGATGGTGCGGTTCGTGGCACTGTGGCGCAATCTGGCGAAGGTACACCGTCTGCTGGAAGCCCGACTGGCGCGGGTCATGCCGGAGCAGGCGACCAAGGGGCAGGCCGAGCAGCCAGCTCTGGCGATACGGGTGAAGAAGGCTCCACAAAAAGCACAGATGTGGCGCCAACCGCTAGCGTAGTGCTTCCGGGGGGCGAGACGGCCAAGCAGCTTGAGATTTATTTTTCTCTGAAAAATTACCGGGTATCCTACACCTATGACGACCAAAAGCAGTTGTATTACCGATTCGTCAACAAGGAAGCGCATATCGATCTCAACAACGAGGAGCAGCTAAGCGCTACGAATCTGGTTGTGCTCGGTACGAAGCATCGGACACTCGATGATGTGGGGCGACTGTCGGTAGATCTGGATAGCGGCGGGCCTGCGATGCTGTTCCAGCAAGGGCGGATGGTGGATTGCGAATGGGCAAGGGCAAGTGATGATATTATTCGGCTGTATAAGGATGGTCAGGAGCTGCCATTTATACCTGGGAAGACGTATTACCATATCGTACCTCTCACCCCATCGTTTGAGGATCATGTTACTTATGGATAG
- a CDS encoding DUF47 domain-containing protein, with protein sequence MADTIVEAVEHFSANVANLKDVTVFAKEMKEFESKCDRYVHTVLIELNKTFITPIEREDIMALTTLLDDVLDGIEACASRFEMYQIQEPDEYVILFADNLVRSAHQIKKAIYLLSEKKLLAIREPAIAINELENQADDLLRVCVKSLFATEKDPIELIKRKEIYERLEQTTDCCEDVANMLESIVMRNS encoded by the coding sequence ATGGCGGATACGATTGTCGAAGCTGTCGAACATTTTTCGGCAAATGTAGCGAATCTGAAAGATGTGACGGTATTCGCCAAGGAAATGAAGGAGTTCGAATCCAAGTGTGACCGGTATGTACATACGGTGCTGATCGAGCTGAACAAAACGTTCATCACCCCGATCGAGCGTGAGGACATTATGGCGCTGACGACACTGCTGGATGATGTGCTGGATGGCATCGAGGCGTGCGCGTCCCGATTCGAGATGTATCAGATTCAGGAGCCGGATGAGTATGTCATTCTATTCGCAGATAATCTGGTGCGCAGCGCTCATCAGATCAAGAAGGCGATCTATCTGCTGAGCGAGAAGAAGCTGCTGGCGATCCGTGAACCGGCGATTGCCATCAACGAGCTGGAGAACCAGGCGGATGATCTGCTGCGCGTCTGTGTGAAAAGCCTGTTCGCTACGGAGAAGGACCCGATTGAGCTGATCAAGCGTAAGGAAATCTACGAGCGGCTGGAGCAGACAACGGACTGTTGTGAAGATGTCGCTAATATGCTGGAATCAATTGTTATGAGAAACAGCTAA